The window TCAGTGGTACTAGTGCAGCTTGTGCAACAGCACTACGGCAAAATGAGTCAGTGACATCCCCTGTGAACTGTGAAAGGTTAATCTTCCTGAGATCTGGGTCCCCATATACTAGCAGGCTTGACAGCAGCTCCTCTTGGTGAGCCCTTAAGGAGACATGCACACTTGTAAGGTTCTCcttcagttgctgtttgtgttggCATGTACAGTCAAGCTATGTGCATTCAACACATGAAAGTCACCCATAGCAGCATGATCACCTTCCTGGTGGTGTCTCTCAGCTTACAGGGCCCTATTTATTAGGTTTGTCTCCCAGAAGTTAGACTCTGTAATCACAATGCTGCTGTTAGCAGGGTGCCATGTGTCCCCATCACAACCAGATCACTTCATCCTCTCCCTTATCATCAGACCTAACGTTGCTGCCAGGGCTCTTGCACTCCTTGGTGGAGCAAGATGTGTCATCGGTCTGGTACAATTCCAAGGAGACATCAGCAATGGTGCCAGCACCATTCCTACCATCAAAGATGTTACCCCAAACCTTATCTTCACCCAGCACAAGTGTTGTAGGTCTGATCCCTCCTGTAAAGCTTGTGTCCCTATAATGCTACCAAGGAGATCAGATCCCATATCGGCCTACATGGATAATGACACCCACTAATGCTATCATGGAACAGCATTTGGGTTATTGCTGTCAGGGCTATTGACCCTGACATTTTTGCTGGCATGACCTGAAGGCAAGGTGTGAGAAGTAGCAACCACAGTAGGGCATCCCTCAAGGCAGATGAAGACATGGCACTTCTTTTGTAAGAACCATTCCAAGTGGATTCATCATTCTACCCTTGGATTATTACCTACTGGACACACTACTGTATTGACCAATTGAGAACTCTGAATATGAGAGCCATATGCAGGAGCGTAAAGGTGAGACATGGTCGTACTAGCTCCTAGGCATGTTTCTACCAACTATCTCAATACAAGTTGTCCCACCTGATTCCTTCTCTGCCATCAGCATTGGATGGTGTTACTTGCAAGAGGAAGCTTTCATAGTTCTGGTAATCTCTTCTCTGGCATCCAGAAGACTGTGTTGAAATGGACATGAGACAACAGCTGGATGTAGCTCATGGACCAGTCACAGCATGAGTATCACCTAGATGAGAAACACAAATTAAATGCAATGTGAGAAAGTGGTGGCATGCTTCAGAACAAATGATTGAAGTATTCGGTGTAATAGGAttctgggagcttcaggggacaAATTTACCACATATAGACACAGAACTGCAGGCCAGATTGCAGGAAACATGCAAATACCTTGCTGTTCCccagcactcccatcatgcagcAATGGATTATGGATACACAACCAAAGGGAGTTAATACAGTATGGATGAATCTAAGGCCGTACCATACCACTATGAGAGTGAGGTCAGACTACACCATATGAACAAGTCATGTTAACCATAGCAGCCCCATGTAACTAGTGGCCAGAAACAAAATAAGTGGCAGCGTGCAGGACAGACAGTGCAGTTTGACAACAGTATAAGGGAGGCAGAGATGCATTGCACATGTAGCTATCTGCACATGGCCACTCAGTGAATGGAAAGGAACATCACTGATGACAAGTCTTTACTCACCAGACAGTGTTTCCAGGCCACAGAGGTCTCCCACTATGCCAGGCTGCTTCATGACAATTGCCCCCTTGTGAAATGtaagtggttggcatggaattggCCTCTCACAAGTTGCTTCTAAGTCCTTATAAGAATTGGCCAAACCTTTTTCTTCACAAACCAGCTTGTGCTTCAGCAGAGTGATCACAACCACCAAAGGCATTTATAGCTGCACGGGTCTCCTTCCATTTCCTCTCTTTGCAGCCTGGCCCCTTTGTCTCTCATCCTTTCTGTGCATGCGGCATTGTAAGATATTGTTATTTGGTTTCCTTCTTCAAGACAAATCACTGCCAAATCCCTAATAGATCTACCCCTGCCTGACTTGGGGTAGAGCGtaggtggggctggggacagtTTGGAGCTGGGCTGCTGTTGGAAATGATCCAAAACTCCTCTCCCCTTTCCTAGTCTGCTACTGTCCACACTGGCCCTTACACTTGCACCTTTTCAGCAGTTGCTTTCCCTGGAGACATGGGACTTGATTTTACTATGACTTTCTCTAGTGAGAACCAGGACTAACTCACACAAATCTGGAATTACACCAGTGTTAGCCAGCGTGGAAGGTGAATCAATCCCAATGGAGAGAACATGCTCTGTAGACAGGGCACCTATCACTTCTCCATTGTATGTCTCACTTGGACCTCAGCTGAAAGATCCAGATGAACTTACTATTTCTGGGCAAGGGTAACTGTCTGTTTGAATGTAGAACATTGGCCTGTGATACCAACCATTCCATTCCCATACACCAGACCTTTCAGAGCTGCTTGAGCTGCTGATCCAGACATTCCGAAAACACTTTGTTCCCATTTTAAGCCTgatcttcagaggtgctgagcccttGCAACTCCAAATAGATTCAATTGGAGTTTTGAAGGGTGAGCACTTCGGAAAAGTTAGGCTATATAGGCATACAGCCATATGTTGCATCACAAaaaagagattgtggagcacatagcaTCCTGAGTCCACATTCATGCCAGTGGCTTGAGATGTGCATAGTTCACCATGGTTGATCTTGGAGCagatgcaaaaaaaataaaatatttcagtaaaaatTATCCCTAGCATTATATGCTCAAGCTATTGTCAACTCATGTGCAGGGACACATATTCTCCTCTGACATGACTGAGttggtggggcagggctgtgcctgtAGCTTGACTGGCCTTGATGCCAATTAAAAAGGTTTCCTGTATGTACTCACATTGTATGTGCTCATCTAGTTTTGTGacagtgtctgtgcagcacaaaTGGAGCAAATACCATTATTTGGTTAGCACTGAGACTTGGGCAGTGCCCCTGCTGTTGGGGGATTCTTTTTACCAATGAGAGCAGGTTGAATTTTTTCTGTCAGAACTTGAGTTTGATGGAAAATGACTTTCGACAAAATGGAAATGTCCAGGAAGAcagaaaccttttttttaaaatgttggattttatttttataaagccCCCAAACTGAAAACTTTTTGGTTTTCAATTATTTGACAAACTCTCCCCTTGCAAAATtagatgaaaacaaacaaaaaaaaaaaccttatttttttAGCCAAAGTTTTGGCAGAGGAAAGAAAATAACACAAAACCATATATTTCTTGACCAGCCCTGCCTAGATTATATTAGCCAGTGATTGCTCCCTGATAACCAGCCTGTTTCTGCACCTAAGTCCAGCATTTTACCAGCACTGATGTGCTGTCTGTAGCAGGGATGTACTCAGTGCTATTAATTTCTGTGACTATTAGTTGAACTCTGTTCCTTCCTAACTCTGCAGAAGGTATTTGCTTTATGCAGCTTGCCATGTGTGCACATATTGCTTATGCAGCTTGCCATGTGTGCACTTTTGGTGGTGATTTTTTTGCCTTGCAtgattttttgcaaaaaaagagACATTCAGGCCCATGGACTATAAAAGAGAAGGAGAGAGTGGGGGGGATGAGGAGGGTGGAAAGGAAGATTTGTGGTTTGAAGTAGAAATAGTGCTCTAGTTCTGCATCTGAAAGAATGGGGGCTTTgtaagagaaagggaggggacatgtGAACCAGCAGCAGCGTGAGAAAAAAGCAGAGGCCAGACTTAAAGCAAGGGAAATATTGCCAAGATTTCATTCAAAGAGAATGAAGTGTGAGGCCTGAAGCAGAGACAATCTTTGGGTAGTGAGGGGGAATTGGGAGAAGCGAGGAATGCTGGATCAACACGCAGATGATGGAATCCTGGCAAGACAGCTGTGTCAAGCATCCAGCTCCAAGAAATCTGACCTTGCTTATTGCACAGCACATTTAAAATCGCCTTTGCTTTATTTCTTCCAAATTATAAACCAATCTATTTAGTGAGAGAAATGCGCCCCAGTCTCTCCCCTTTTGTGGCCTCTTCACTGCATTCCAGCAGCATGAAGAGTCCATAAAGGAGGCAGAATAGCCCCTTGGGAATAAACCCTGGGAGCATGAGGCTACATCTTGCACCATGTCTCTTTGCAATCCTCAGTTCAGGATTAGGAGTGTGTGTGAAGGGACTGACTCGCCACTAGCACCTCCATGTGGCCAGATATGGCATAGCtgctgtcatggtatctttccccaatctgaaccttaagagtccaaaagttggggtaccagcatgaattcccctaagcttaattaccagcttagatctgatagctgccaccaatcaggacttggagtgcctgatatactctggtccccccaaaaccttgcccacgggggcccccaagacccagaccccctggatcttaacacgaggaaagtaaactctttccctcaccagtgcctctcctaggctttccctcccggggttaccctggaagatcactgtgattcaaactccttgaatcacaacacagagaaatcaggtttgttccccccccctttctcttcccctccaggtgttccctccctgggctcctggagagatagacagattcaagctccgtgaatctaaaacacagaggaaattcacctttcctcccctattcctccttctcccttctccccaccaattccctggtgagtacagactcagttcctttgagcctcaacaaggggaaaaaatcagacaggtcttaaagcaaaacttttaataaaaagaaagaaaaaaagtaaaagttgtctctgtaatttagatggtaaaagttacagggtcttttagcttatagacactagaaagaaaaacctcctccagcagaaatacaattgaaaatacttccagccaaatgcacattagaACTcttccagccagatacacatttgcaaataaagaaaaccaatcaaaaagactaaactgcctttctacttgcacttactacttgaatagaaaattagagcctgtagtacgtccggtcactctcagatcccagagagaacacagacaaagaacaaagaacacacacacaagtttccctccacccagagttgaaagtatcttgtctcctgattggtcctctggtcaggtgttgtttgttaaccctttacaggtgaaagagacattaacccttagctatctgtttatgacagccgcTCTCTCTTTGTCAGGTATTTCTAGCCAATGCTTGCTCCAGGCCTGCAGTTGTCTGCCTCTTCCTTTGACTCAGCCCTCTAACCAGATCACTTTAAAGTCTTTCCCCACCCACGGTAgtcaacaaacaaaaaacaagaggAATTAATGGAAATAAACTGAGTTTACAGGTAATAGTGGGGAATGGGTCTCTCGCAAGATGCATGAGCATCCGGCCATCCCTTTCTTCAGAGTGGGGGAATCAGTCAACTGGGAAGGGGACACCTTCAGCTAGTCCTCTCTTCAGGAGCTGAAGGTTAAAAATCTGCTCCCCTCCCTGGTCTACCACCCACTGAGATGGGGGCGGGGTCTCTCTCTTAAGCTCCTGCCTCTAAGCCTGACACTGCTCACAGATGCAAGGATGCACAGCCATCTGAGCCTACATTAGCTCATTAACCCCATATTGTCCCATCTGGGGTTTCTATACCCCATCTCAGAGTGGGAGAGTTGCATTCTGGCTAGCCTAGGCTAGCGAAGTAACCCAGAGATGAATGTTGGAAGCTGGTATAATTTAGAACTGCCCCTCAGGTGGCTTTAAGTTGTGCTAAAGGCAAGACAGGTCTTCATCTGGACCTGGCCGATGCAAAAGTAGCTTGAAGGTACCTCACACTGTCCGCCCTACCTGAGTTGAGCTCCTTGAGAGAACTCAGAATTGGTGTGGAGGCCTGAATTGAATAttcagggattttttttcacttaaaaaaacaagtgATTGCCAAATAAATATTCCCTGAACTATTTCAAGCCTTGGTGAAAAGCTCTCTAGGATTTTCAAGTTTCACAGGGTTACACTCTAGTGTAGGGCGGGGCTGGTGGAAGGAAGGGGTGAGCTGCTGCAGGTAAGTGGGCACAAGCAGACCACCACAGCAATTTACTGTTCCTCAACTCTACTGTTGCCCCCATGTGGTCACTGCAATCTAACATAAGTTAAAGCAGCCATCCTGCTACCCTAGCACAGTATAGAGGGAGTAGCCAGACAGCCCCAGGAGCAGGGAAATACCCGTGTGAGCTTTAAACCCCTCCCCTGACAGGCACTCTGTGCACTATGGCATTAATGCAGCAGTTGGCCCTTCAGTGGGAAGTTTTCCCTCTGCAAAAACCTTGGCACTTTCCTAAGAAAGCTGCATCACATTATCATGGATAGAGCAAGTGTTTCCCATGCATATTGTTgacttcaggagcccaacccatctTTCGATAGAAAGACATCCATGATACTTTAAAATATATCATTTTATTCATATGTTCAGCCCATTTAACAGTGGATAAACTGACAAGAGAAATTCACAGATAGCCCTCAACTGGGTCAATCGGCTCCTGGCTTTTGTGAGGTTGGGTTTTGATGAGACACGTAGTTTAGAACATATAGGAGGATATATTGAGTGTGACTGTACAAAGCTTGGGCAAATCCCACATCCTCACCAGAGCCCTCCACGCCAATATCCTGCTCCCCCAATGCGTGGAACTCCTGCTGCGAGAGCTGAATTTCATAACCAAGATCTGAGAGCAGAACTTTACCCCTCATTTTCAATACCCCCAGTGTACCATTAGCCTAAATTCCTGCCCTTTAAAGATAAATGCAATTAAAACATCTAGACACTTGTCAACTATACTGGGCtggatccttagctggtataagTCAGTGTAGTTCCGATGACTGCAGGGAGCTATAATTATACCAACAGAGGATCTGGCGCATCACATTTCTCTAAAATCCTGACTTATAAGGCACCCTTGCAATAACATCTAGGAGCAAGATATCTGTTCTATTAGTATAAGCCAGGGAGATTCCAAGAGCCTTTTTGACTCCACCACCCCAAATGTCTCTGGGCCCCATCCCTAGAGATTCTGCGCATCagatgctcccattgaagtcggAGGGAGCTGAGGGTCCTCAGCACCTCTGAGGACTGAGTCTTCAGTCAGCAACCACTGGAGAAAGCTAAAAGCAGGGAGTTATGCCTTTAAGTGGGCTTTtcctccacccctgctcccaagCTTCTGGATTGTCAGTAATGTCCATCACATAAAGCTGTGGGGTGGGATTTATAAAGGGACCTATGGTAGTTAGGTGCTCAGCTCCTAGTAAGGTTCAATGGGAGTTTGAGACCTAATtcccttaggttcctttgaaaatcctagccataatgccctaatcatttttttttataagcaAAAAAAGCCCTGAGAGCGCAAAGCCCTGCATTGGCAAAGAGAATTACCTTTCCCACTTGCCTCCTCACTCAACTTCCCCATATAAATCCACATACCCTCTTACCCACTCAGACTCACCTCTACTGATACAAAACATTCATACCAGCCTTGGCCAGAAACCTTTACCTGTATGGCTACATAGAGGAGTTCGCAATTGCCAAAGAACAGAGCACTATGGATGAGAGGCTCACTTTCCATCCTAGTCCCTTTAGTGCTATTTGGATTTTCTAAGTAGGCCCAGCCTGCCATATAATCACAATCTTGATCCTTTGTGACTCCTGGGGTTTGAAAAGCTATGATGGCGTTCATCTCAGCTGAGCCATGAAAGGATATTTCTAGTAGTTCCCAGATGGACTTCATGTAATTAAATTACTTTTGTAAAGTATTTGGATAGTGTGCTTTCAAGACGTGCAATAAATAGTGTTATATCAGTGGAACTCTCCAAATTCACTGAAGCCCACTATAACCCACCTCCTTTGAAACAGGCACTGGACTACACATATATAATGGGCATGGACTACACATAGAGTAAGTGAGACAACTTGTAGAAGTGTCTGTTCATTGTACACATCCTCTAAATCTCATAGCTATTCATcacagttttaaaataatttataggATAGTAATTCTTCATGGGTTTTGTTACCATTTAACTGAGTTATGAAAATATAATTTATAAATGCACAGTGatccaagagagagagaaagagaaagacttAGGTTGATTGGCTAGTTTTCTAGAGAACAGCTGTACTATTCTTCTTCTTATGGCTGACCTTAAGCATTTACCAACCTTGGGTTCTTCACTTCAAGGAGGGCTTAAGagaagagtagttatcagtctTGTGGTGATGAAGAAGTGTCTGTTTCAATGGTCCCGTTGGATTTCAGACCCCAGTCTGAACACCCTACAAGTTACCACTGTTCTCAGATCTCATTACTAGAATTAGAGTGTTGTTCTGGTTGGTTTTCTTGTCCATCACATACAATTTGTACTGAAATCTTGCCAATTTCTAAAGGATTTTTTCATGCATATTTTGCTCCTGTTTCCTGGAATCCAAGGGAAAAAAATGCACTagagtaactttaaaaaaaaacccaacaaagtaAAAGCCTGTTCCCATCATTAAATGCTGCATTCATGCTGCATACAGTAAAACCACACCCACTATATACTAATAGGCTGCAACAAACCCCACTGCAGGAAAAGGATTCTGACACAGCAGCCTTGCAGCGGCTAAGAACCAGCATCCAACACCCTTTCTAGCAAGAAAAAAGTggtaagtgtttaaaaaaaatgttttattttcattaatcAACTGCATAGCTGTGATTTGTTGACTTACAGGCTTCTTATAAAAATGTTTGCATAGTGTGGAATCATGAATGCCTAGCTAATATAACAGCAACTTGTACTCAGATTAACTGGATTTTGATGACCAATTTCTCCGGCAGACCCTCCTCATCATCATACTGATCCATTGGCTCCACAGTGACAGGCTGAGGAAATGTAGTTAGCAGGAAAGACCCTTCACTACAACGGTCCAGAGCTTTCCTAGCAGCAGGTTTCCCTGAAAACTCCACAATGCCTTTCCCAGACAATCTTCCTCTGTCATCCACAATAACCACAGCCCTTTCCAGCTGGCCGAACACAAAGAAGGCCTCCTCCAGGAGCTCATTTGACACAAATTGAGGCAGGTTTCTGACAGTCAGTGATGCGCTGTGGCATGCGAAGCGCACTCTTAGCTGCTTCGCACAAAGAGGCATGTTGTCTAGTTCTACCTTTGCAATCTCGACTAGAGTGCGAGTTTCCAGCCTGATAAATCCAAAGCCTTTGTCCTTGTGAATGAAGACTTCACCTGCCTTCCCATACTTTTCAAACAACTTTCTCATCTCCTCCTCAGTAATATCTGGAGGCAGGTTTCCCACAaagaggcagctcctctgggtgaATGTCTTTTCACCAGGGTTCCAGAAATTCTTCAGGTCAATAGTGAGACCTTCATCTGAGGGGAATAAGGTACACATTCTCTTCTGGCTGTTGGCCTGCTGTCCATTAGCAGGAATAGGTGGTTGTTGATGCTGTTGCTGATGCTGTTTTCTTGGAGCATGGTTTTGCTTCTCCATGTTAATGCCTTTATTTCCTTGCATTTTCCAACCTGTTCCTGGGTTCTCACTCCCACAACGGATTGCGGCCTTCTCGCCTCCTCGTAGCCTAGAAAAAAAGGGCGCGTGCAGCTGGAAATCTGACAGCATTACTTACTATTCCTTAACtgaacactgtcataaacagattgttaagggttaatgtctcttctacttgtaaagggttacaagcaaggaactggacacctgaccagaagaccaatcagaagacaagatacttttaaatttgggtggagggaagcttttgtgtgtgttctttgtccgttgtgtgttcttctctcagagggtctgagagagaccagacattactacaagCTCTCTaaatttcttttcaaatagtaagtaaaaacagatggtttaggttttttgattgttttactctatttgcaattgtggatcggGCTGGTTAacgtttatatgtgtagttgctgggaatattttgatttgtattggtactgtggggaaagtctctttctggtgtctgtaagctataggaccctgtaatatttacatcttgaagttacagagataattctttactttttcctttcttttattaaaagatttctttttagagaacctgattgatttttttttcttgtttcccttgttttattccaggggattgggataactcaccaggacaggtgggggagatgggaggtggggagagatagaatctctctgttttccttgaatctgtttgcctctttgtggaagggaagggagatgcttctctgtatggtgatttaagaggttggatcagtatctctcaggatagcccagggagggaaattctgggagggggaaaggtgggggaatggtttatttctccttgttttaagaacccaagggttctgggttcttggggtccccagggaaggttggggaggtcagagtgccccaaaacactatattttgggcagttgcagtgctatcagatctaaactggtaattaagcttagagaattcAGGTGcgagtatctcattttctgaactctaagggaatgctatgacaaacACCTACTGGCATTTGTTTGTCAACGTTTGGGGGCAACCGGCACCTTTCCTTACATCTGCTGATACTTACCACAGATCACTTGTGAAAGGTGAATTCTGCATGTTTTACTGATGAATACTTTGGCAGGGTACTTTCCAGCATTGTGTTGCTGTAGAGGATTCAGATTCTCCAAAGGTCAGAGTGAGCGAGGGCACTGACAGACTGAGAGTAAATATAATCAGGGCCCAGGGCTTTTAGTCACTTACTTTTCAACTATTTTCTATCCCTTCTAAATTAAGTTCTGTTCTTGACAACAAGCATTTTCCTTTGAGCAGGAATATCTGTCAGAGCTGGTGGTCCTTTTGATCAGAACTGAAAACATGTTTAGGAGAATAAACTTGAAGAAGGGACAAGTAAATATCTTTGGTCCCAGTACAACTGAGGAGACTCTTAAATGCTCTTCTTCATCCAGAGACATCTACATTTTTGCATGCTGATGCAGTCACCTCTAACTGCACAGGTTATGGAGCAgatcatgtgcctcagtttcacagaCAAATTTTAAAGAACCATTTCCAtgatttcaaaaatatttccagACAACCTCAGAAGACCCACAGTAAGTGGACTGCGTGATTGGGGACTGCATTTCACTGTTCAGTAAGAAGTAGGAGGTTATTGTTTGATCATGAGCC of the Gopherus flavomarginatus isolate rGopFla2 chromosome 1, rGopFla2.mat.asm, whole genome shotgun sequence genome contains:
- the LOC127042931 gene encoding non-POU domain-containing octamer-binding protein-like; translated protein: MQGNKGINMEKQNHAPRKQHQQQHQQPPIPANGQQANSQKRMCTLFPSDEGLTIDLKNFWNPGEKTFTQRSCLFVGNLPPDITEEEMRKLFEKYGKAGEVFIHKDKGFGFIRLETRTLVEIAKVELDNMPLCAKQLRVRFACHSASLTVRNLPQFVSNELLEEAFFVFGQLERAVVIVDDRGRLSGKGIVEFSGKPAARKALDRCSEGSFLLTTFPQPVTVEPMDQYDDEEGLPEKLVIKIQLI